One region of Quercus lobata isolate SW786 chromosome 2, ValleyOak3.0 Primary Assembly, whole genome shotgun sequence genomic DNA includes:
- the LOC115977240 gene encoding CBL-interacting serine/threonine-protein kinase 6-like, whose protein sequence is MGDNKCKDGNSTLLHGKYELGRLLGHGTFAKVYRARNLQSGKSVALKVVSKEKVIQVGMMEHIKREISVMKMVRHPNIVELHEVLAGKSKIYFAMELVRGGELFSKIAKGRLKEDVARVYFQQLISAIDFCHSRGVYHRDLKPENLLLDEEGNLKVTDFGLSAFTDHLKQDGLLHTTCGTPAYVAPEVIGKKGYDGATADLWSCGVILFVLLAGFLPFQDNNLVAMYNKIYRGDFKCPPWFSSEARRLVTKLLDPNPMTRITIAKIRDSFWFKKSLPKSILAKEEQKFQEYEKSPFKDSETLNAFHIILLSEGLDLSPLFEEKKVEEKEELRFATTRPTSSVISTLEEMAAKSGNFSVKKSESRVRLQGNECGRKGKLAIEAEIFAMTPSFLVVEVKKNNGDTLEYYQFCSKELRPALKDIFWISPTDNSALC, encoded by the coding sequence atgGGTGACAACAAGTGTAAAGATGGTAATTCAACGTTGCTACATGGGAAATACGAGCTGGGTCGGCTTCTGGGTCATGGAACTTTCGCCAAGGTGTACCGTGCCAGAAACTTACAGTCCGGGAAGAGCGTGGCGTTGAAGGTTGTGAGCAAAGAGAAAGTGATCCAAGTGGGTATGATGGAGCACATCAAGAGAGAAATCTCGGTGATGAAGATGGTACGGCATCCAAACATAGTCGAGCTCCACGAAGTTTTGGCGGGCAAATCCAAGATCTACTTCGCCATGGAACTCGTCCGTGGAGGCGAGCTGTTCTCGAAAATCGCTAAGGGTCGGCTTAAAGAAGACGTGGCGAGAGTCTATTTCCAACAACTCATCTCCGCCATCGATTTCTGTCACAGCCGCGGTGTCTACCACCGAGACCTCAAGCCTGAGAACTTGCTCTTAGACGAAGAAGGTAATTTGAAAGTCACTGATTTTGGTCTCAGCGCTTTCACTGATCATTTGAAGCAAGATGGGTTGCTACACACAACGTGTGGCACACCGGCTTATGTGGCGCCGGAGGTGATTGGAAAGAAAGGCTACGATGGTGCTACAGCTGATCTTTGGTCCTGTGGAGTTATCCTGTTTGTTCTTCTAGCTGGGTTTTTGCCATTTCAGGACAATAATCTTGTGGCCATGTATAATAAGATTTACAGAGGTGACTTCAAGTGTCCACCATGGTTTTCTTCAGAAGCTCGAAGGCTAGTCACGAAGCTTCTCGATCCGAATCCGATGACAAGAATCACAATCGCGAAAATCAGGGAttctttttggttcaaaaagtCATTACCCAAGTCAATCCTAGCTAAAGAGGAGCAAAAGTTTCAGGAGTACGAGAAGTCACCATTCAAAGATTCCGAGACTCTGAATGCGTTCCACATAATATTGTTGTCCGAAGGCTTAGATTTGTCGCCGCTGTTCGAAGAGAAGAAAGTGGAGGAGAAGGAGGAGCTGAGGTTTGCGACGACGAGGCCGACAAGCAGTGTGATATCGACGCTGGAGGAGATGGCAGCGAAGAGTGGGAATTTCAGTGTGAAGAAGAGCGAGTCGAGGGTGAGACTTCAAGGAAACGAGTGTGGACGTAAAGGGAAACTGGCTATTGAGGCGGAGATTTTTGCCATGACGCCGTCGTTTCTAGTGGTAGAGGTGAAGAAAAACAATGGCGATACCTTGGAATACTACCAGTTCTGCAGTAAGGAGCTCCGGCCGGCTCTTAAAGACATCTTTTGGATCTCGCCAACCGACAATTCCGCACTATGTTAG